Proteins found in one Actinokineospora alba genomic segment:
- a CDS encoding cyclase family protein, translating to MTDETEQWRVEFDAEVAFRNGGSLSVEGFRLDSPTPDLDDAATGELLVRHLGLLMVGEVRVSNRRMIAEAHKGSRGVETARTATSRLVELSHPVEHGMETLPGVPGPVLGDYLTREQSRSVYGPETEFHIGTISMVANTGTYVDSPAHRFDGEPDLARLPLERVADLDGIVVRVAGDGQRAVDKAALLPFDVAGRAVLIHTGWDRNWRTPAYFDGHPYLTADAADWLVEQGAALVGIDSLNIDSTDDPLRPAHTRLLRAGIPIAEHLRGLEQLPPSGFRFHAAPVPVIGLGTFPVRAYAVI from the coding sequence GTGACCGATGAGACTGAGCAGTGGCGCGTCGAGTTCGACGCCGAGGTGGCGTTCCGCAACGGCGGCTCGCTGAGCGTCGAGGGTTTCCGCCTCGACTCCCCCACACCGGACCTGGACGACGCGGCGACCGGTGAGCTGCTCGTGCGGCACCTGGGTCTGCTGATGGTGGGCGAGGTCCGGGTGTCGAACCGCCGGATGATCGCCGAGGCGCACAAGGGCTCCCGCGGCGTGGAGACCGCCCGCACCGCGACCTCGCGGCTGGTCGAGCTGAGCCACCCGGTGGAGCACGGCATGGAGACCCTGCCCGGCGTCCCCGGACCGGTACTGGGCGACTACCTGACCCGTGAGCAGTCGCGCTCGGTCTACGGCCCGGAGACGGAGTTCCACATCGGCACCATCTCGATGGTCGCCAACACCGGCACCTACGTCGACTCCCCCGCCCACCGCTTCGACGGCGAGCCCGACCTCGCCCGGCTGCCCCTGGAGCGGGTCGCCGACCTCGACGGCATCGTCGTGCGGGTCGCGGGCGACGGGCAGCGCGCGGTGGACAAGGCCGCGCTGCTCCCGTTCGACGTGGCGGGGCGGGCCGTGCTCATCCACACCGGCTGGGACCGCAACTGGCGCACCCCGGCGTACTTCGACGGTCACCCGTACCTGACCGCCGACGCCGCCGACTGGCTGGTCGAGCAGGGCGCGGCGCTGGTCGGCATCGACAGCCTCAACATCGACAGCACCGACGACCCGCTGCGTCCCGCGCACACCCGCCTGCTCCGAGCGGGCATCCCGATCGCCGAACACCTGCGTGGCCTGGAGCAGCTGCCGCCGTCGGGCTTCCGCTTCCACGCCGCTCCGGTCCCCGTGATCGGCCTAGGCACCTTCCCGGTGCGCGCGTACGCGGTGATCTAA
- a CDS encoding AMP-binding protein produces the protein MSTELIEIEHTLDHSPDQVWGIISEPALYPRFADVVAAADRVGTANGGRRARYQVMFSVDGAKPVPDEVEILVRRPPEHLVLVSPHWAGGHLAIRLEAADHGRTLVRVTLSLPDGLTTGTVVTGMWVRRRVRRALAMVDHHLAGRAVTSSPSRIDQAARGQSLPTVARILIRAGVFALSRPDRSFRQLRALLRWGPTIVGGYLAAAGGAPGASAIIDERGELTFDEIDRRTTKLAHGLAGYGVRSGRRVAVMCRNHAGIVESAIACGKLGADVLLLNTGLSADQLAYSIAAHRPVALLADDEFAPLFHNLPISLPWISTWGSTDGFTDGAADAVDVDGLIQRSPDTRFHRPSQAGKLIVLTSGTTGAPRGARRPNPPGLSSAASILSRIPLRHRERMLVAAPIFHTWGLAAVQVGTAIQASLVLHRRFDPEAALAAIARHRCTSMFAVPIMLQRIMDLPAHVRDRYDTSSLRVVASSGSPLPESFPGAFMDAFGDILYNLYGSTEVSWASIADPADLRAAPTTAGRCPAGTRVGILDADGVPLPPGSIGSICVGNELLFEGYTNGTRNRMHDDLMVTGDRGYLDADGRLFVCGREDDMIVSGGENVFPQPVEELLTRLPEVEDAAVVVVPDQDYGHRFAAYVVLRPGAHLEAVDLRHYVRDHLERFSVPRDVFFVRRVPRNATGKVVKRLLVDQDSLG, from the coding sequence TTGTCGACCGAGCTCATCGAAATCGAGCACACGCTTGACCATTCACCGGACCAGGTCTGGGGCATCATCAGCGAGCCCGCGCTGTATCCGCGATTCGCGGACGTGGTCGCCGCCGCCGACCGCGTCGGCACCGCCAACGGCGGTCGCCGCGCCCGGTACCAGGTCATGTTCAGCGTCGACGGTGCCAAGCCGGTCCCCGACGAGGTCGAGATCCTGGTCCGCCGACCCCCCGAACACCTCGTGCTGGTCAGCCCGCACTGGGCGGGCGGGCACCTGGCGATCCGACTCGAAGCGGCCGACCACGGCCGCACCCTGGTCCGGGTGACCCTGTCGCTACCCGATGGGCTCACCACCGGCACCGTCGTCACCGGCATGTGGGTGCGCAGGCGGGTGCGCCGCGCGCTGGCGATGGTGGACCACCACCTCGCCGGGCGGGCCGTCACCAGCTCGCCGTCGCGCATCGACCAGGCCGCCCGCGGCCAGTCCCTGCCCACGGTCGCCCGCATCCTCATCCGCGCCGGGGTGTTCGCCCTCAGTCGCCCGGACCGGTCCTTTCGCCAGCTGCGGGCGCTGCTGCGCTGGGGGCCGACCATCGTCGGCGGCTACCTCGCCGCGGCGGGCGGCGCCCCGGGCGCGTCCGCGATCATCGACGAACGCGGCGAGCTGACCTTCGACGAGATCGACCGGCGCACCACGAAACTGGCCCACGGCCTGGCCGGGTACGGGGTGCGGTCCGGCCGCCGGGTCGCGGTGATGTGCCGCAACCACGCGGGCATCGTCGAGTCCGCCATCGCCTGCGGCAAGCTCGGCGCCGACGTGCTGCTGCTCAACACCGGCCTGTCCGCCGACCAGCTCGCCTACTCCATCGCCGCGCACCGACCCGTCGCCCTGCTCGCCGACGACGAGTTCGCCCCGCTGTTCCACAACCTGCCGATCTCCCTGCCGTGGATCTCCACCTGGGGTTCCACCGACGGCTTCACCGACGGCGCCGCGGACGCGGTCGACGTCGACGGCCTCATCCAGCGCTCCCCGGACACCCGGTTCCACCGCCCTTCGCAGGCGGGCAAGCTGATCGTGCTCACCTCGGGGACGACCGGGGCGCCCAGGGGTGCCCGCAGACCCAACCCGCCGGGGCTGTCCTCGGCGGCGTCGATCCTGTCGCGCATCCCGCTGCGGCACCGCGAGCGGATGCTGGTCGCGGCACCGATCTTCCACACCTGGGGGCTGGCGGCGGTCCAGGTCGGGACCGCCATCCAGGCGAGCCTGGTGCTGCACCGCCGCTTCGACCCGGAGGCCGCGCTCGCGGCCATCGCCCGGCACCGGTGCACGTCGATGTTCGCCGTGCCGATCATGCTGCAGCGGATCATGGACCTGCCCGCCCACGTCCGCGACCGCTACGACACGTCGTCGCTGCGCGTGGTGGCGAGCAGCGGCTCACCGCTGCCCGAATCGTTCCCCGGCGCGTTCATGGACGCCTTCGGCGACATCCTCTACAACCTCTACGGCTCCACCGAGGTCTCCTGGGCCAGCATCGCCGACCCGGCCGACCTGCGAGCCGCACCCACCACCGCGGGCCGCTGTCCGGCCGGGACCAGGGTCGGCATCCTCGACGCCGACGGCGTGCCGCTGCCACCGGGCAGCATCGGCAGCATCTGCGTCGGCAACGAGCTGCTGTTCGAGGGGTACACCAACGGCACCCGCAACCGGATGCACGACGACCTGATGGTCACCGGCGACCGCGGCTACCTCGACGCCGACGGCAGGCTGTTCGTCTGCGGGCGCGAGGACGACATGATCGTCTCCGGTGGCGAGAACGTGTTCCCCCAGCCGGTGGAGGAGCTGCTGACCCGGCTGCCCGAGGTCGAGGACGCCGCCGTGGTCGTCGTCCCCGACCAGGACTACGGGCACCGCTTCGCCGCCTACGTGGTGCTCCGTCCAGGTGCGCACCTTGAGGCCGTCGACCTGCGGCACTACGTCCGCGACCACCTGGAGCGGTTCTCGGTCCCCAGGGACGTCTTCTTCGTCCGCCGTGTCCCGCGAAACGCCACCGGCAAGGTCGTCAAACGCCTGCTGGTGGACCAGGACTCGTTGGGTTAG
- a CDS encoding AMP-binding protein, which yields MPTELVEVDLTLDHSPEQVWDVLSDLELYPRFAREVAAVERFGATPPGRGAKFRVRFSVGSAKPVLDEVEILVHRPHEHLVLVSPRWEGGHLTVRLEPASRGRTLVQVMLSLPEGITAGTVLTNSWVRRRVRKALSVIDHHLAGRAVTSSPTRIDQSSRSQSALNVALTLARAGVFTPGRPDRLVRQLNALARWGPTFAGGYRAAAAANPDHPAIIDERGELSFDEIDRRTTRLANGLAEYGVRPGRRVALMCRNHAGIVEAVIACGKLGADVLMVNTGLSADQIADLVDVHRPIALLADDEFGPLFHNLPASLPWISTWSAAPGQVSTDTITQDAASTPPRPPATPSKIIVMTSGTTGVPKGARRRNPPGLSAAASVYSRIPLRFHEKMLIPAPLFHTWGLAAVQLGMPLQATLVLQRRFDPESALRAIAELGCTSMFAVPIMLQRILDLPARVRARYDTSSLRVVASSGSAMSGSFVTQFMDTFGDILYNFYGSTEVSWASIADPADLRAAPTTAGRCPVGTRVGILDPSGKPLPPGAVGSICVGNEMLFEGYTNGSRNEMHSDLMVTGDRGYLDADDRLFVCGRDDDMIISGGENVFPRPVEELLMGLAEVDDAAVVGVPDREFGQRFVAYVALRPGARLDATDVRHYVHDHLERFSVPRDVFFVRRVPRNATGKVVKRLLVDQDLTA from the coding sequence ATGCCGACCGAGCTCGTCGAGGTGGACCTGACTCTCGATCATTCGCCCGAGCAAGTCTGGGATGTCCTGAGTGATCTGGAGCTGTACCCGCGCTTCGCCCGTGAGGTCGCGGCGGTCGAGCGCTTCGGCGCCACCCCGCCGGGCCGCGGGGCGAAGTTCCGGGTGCGGTTCAGCGTGGGCTCGGCCAAGCCGGTCCTCGACGAGGTGGAGATCCTCGTCCACCGCCCACACGAGCACCTGGTGCTCGTCAGCCCGCGCTGGGAAGGCGGGCACCTCACTGTCCGTCTCGAACCGGCCTCCCGCGGCCGCACGCTCGTGCAGGTGATGCTCTCGCTCCCCGAGGGCATCACCGCCGGGACCGTGCTGACGAACTCCTGGGTGCGCAGACGGGTCCGCAAGGCCCTGTCGGTGATCGACCACCACCTCGCGGGGCGGGCCGTCACCAGCTCGCCGACGCGGATCGACCAGTCCTCCCGCAGCCAGTCCGCGCTCAACGTCGCCCTCACGCTGGCGCGCGCCGGGGTGTTCACCCCTGGAAGGCCGGACCGGCTGGTCCGCCAGCTCAACGCGCTGGCCCGCTGGGGCCCCACCTTCGCCGGGGGCTACCGGGCCGCCGCCGCGGCCAATCCCGACCACCCGGCGATCATCGACGAGCGCGGCGAGCTGAGCTTCGACGAGATCGACCGGCGCACCACCCGGCTGGCCAACGGCCTGGCCGAGTACGGGGTCCGGCCCGGGCGCCGGGTCGCGCTGATGTGCCGCAACCACGCGGGGATCGTCGAGGCGGTCATCGCCTGCGGCAAGCTGGGCGCCGACGTGCTCATGGTCAACACCGGGCTTTCCGCCGACCAGATCGCCGACCTCGTCGACGTGCACCGCCCGATCGCGCTGCTCGCCGACGACGAGTTCGGCCCGCTGTTCCACAACCTGCCCGCCTCGCTGCCGTGGATCTCCACCTGGAGCGCGGCGCCCGGGCAGGTCAGCACCGACACCATCACCCAGGACGCTGCGTCGACCCCGCCGCGCCCGCCCGCGACACCCAGCAAGATCATCGTCATGACGTCGGGCACCACGGGTGTCCCCAAGGGCGCGCGCCGCCGCAACCCGCCCGGGCTCAGCGCCGCCGCGTCGGTGTACTCGCGCATCCCGCTGCGCTTCCACGAGAAGATGCTGATCCCGGCGCCGCTGTTCCACACCTGGGGCCTGGCCGCGGTGCAGCTGGGCATGCCGCTGCAGGCCACGCTCGTGCTGCAGCGCCGGTTCGACCCCGAGTCCGCGCTGCGTGCCATCGCCGAACTGGGCTGCACGTCGATGTTCGCCGTGCCGATCATGCTGCAGCGCATCCTCGACCTGCCCGCCCGCGTCCGGGCCCGCTACGACACGTCCTCGCTGCGCGTGGTCGCCAGCAGCGGCTCGGCCATGTCTGGCTCGTTCGTCACCCAGTTCATGGACACCTTCGGCGACATCCTCTACAACTTCTACGGCTCCACCGAGGTCTCCTGGGCGAGCATCGCCGACCCGGCCGACCTGCGCGCCGCCCCCACCACCGCGGGCCGGTGCCCCGTCGGCACCCGCGTGGGCATCCTCGACCCGTCCGGCAAGCCGCTGCCGCCCGGCGCCGTCGGGAGCATCTGCGTGGGCAACGAGATGCTGTTCGAGGGCTACACCAACGGGAGCCGCAACGAGATGCACTCCGACCTCATGGTCACCGGCGACCGGGGCTACCTCGACGCGGACGACCGGCTGTTCGTCTGCGGCCGAGACGACGACATGATCATCTCCGGCGGCGAGAACGTCTTCCCGCGGCCGGTGGAGGAACTGCTGATGGGGCTCGCCGAGGTCGACGACGCGGCCGTGGTCGGGGTGCCCGACCGGGAGTTCGGCCAGCGGTTCGTCGCGTATGTGGCGCTGCGGCCGGGGGCCCGGCTCGACGCGACCGACGTGCGGCACTACGTGCACGACCACCTGGAGCGGTTCTCGGTGCCCAGGGACGTGTTCTTCGTCCGGCGGGTGCCCCGCAACGCCACCGGCAAGGTTGTCAAGCGGCTCCTCGTCGATCAGGACCTGACCGCCTGA
- the kal gene encoding 3-aminobutyryl-CoA ammonia lyase: MTREVGFTVTHRNYVPHSHAHYGGSLVDGAYGLGLFGDVATEMCIRTDGDEGLFAGYNAVEFLAPIRAGDVVEATATLTRIGTRSRDLDFEVRVVCRAAPERGDSAAEVLDPPIVATRAKGTVVVPGQ, from the coding sequence ATGACCCGCGAGGTCGGCTTCACCGTCACCCACCGGAACTACGTGCCGCACTCGCACGCCCACTACGGCGGCAGCCTCGTCGACGGCGCGTACGGCCTCGGGCTCTTCGGCGACGTGGCCACCGAGATGTGCATCCGCACCGATGGTGACGAAGGTCTCTTCGCGGGCTACAACGCGGTCGAGTTCCTCGCGCCGATCCGCGCGGGCGACGTCGTCGAGGCGACCGCGACGCTCACCCGGATCGGCACCCGGTCCCGTGACCTCGACTTCGAGGTCCGCGTGGTGTGCCGGGCGGCGCCGGAGCGGGGCGACTCGGCCGCCGAGGTCCTCGATCCGCCGATTGTGGCGACGCGCGCGAAAGGCACCGTGGTCGTGCCCGGACAGTGA
- the kamE gene encoding lysine 5,6-aminomutase subunit beta yields the protein MTTTEDPKVATPKTKRYVRPYGDTTGDGMAQMSFTLPIPFGPRADGAAQQLANKMGMDPAMVVHSHPIGEDFTFFVVYGSVQHIVDLDAVKVVEREYPLLPPSDVNSAIKKTLRRKMVVVGACIGTDAHTVGIDAILNIKGFAGEKGLEYYRELRVVNLGAQVSIPELVKAARADKADAVLISQVVTQRDAHILNTQEMSAAFREAMGERCPLLIAGGPRFDPLMAAELGVDRVFGRGTTPGEVASYLVHAISERKEHHA from the coding sequence GTGACCACGACGGAAGATCCCAAGGTCGCGACACCTAAGACCAAGCGGTACGTGCGCCCCTACGGCGACACGACCGGCGACGGCATGGCGCAGATGTCGTTCACCCTGCCCATCCCGTTCGGCCCCCGCGCCGACGGCGCCGCCCAGCAGCTGGCCAACAAGATGGGCATGGACCCGGCGATGGTGGTGCACAGCCACCCCATCGGCGAGGACTTCACCTTCTTCGTCGTCTACGGCTCCGTGCAGCACATCGTCGACCTCGACGCGGTCAAGGTCGTCGAACGCGAGTACCCACTGCTCCCGCCCAGCGACGTCAACTCGGCGATCAAGAAGACCCTCCGACGCAAGATGGTCGTCGTCGGCGCCTGCATCGGCACCGACGCGCACACCGTCGGCATCGACGCGATCCTCAACATCAAGGGCTTTGCCGGCGAGAAGGGCCTGGAGTACTACCGCGAGCTGCGCGTGGTGAACCTCGGCGCCCAGGTGTCCATCCCCGAACTGGTCAAGGCCGCCCGCGCCGACAAGGCCGACGCCGTCCTGATCTCCCAGGTCGTCACCCAGCGTGACGCGCACATCCTCAACACCCAGGAGATGTCGGCGGCGTTCCGCGAGGCGATGGGGGAGCGCTGCCCGCTGCTCATCGCGGGCGGACCCCGCTTCGACCCGCTGATGGCCGCCGAACTCGGCGTCGACCGCGTCTTCGGCCGCGGCACCACCCCCGGCGAGGTCGCCAGCTACCTGGTGCACGCCATCTCCGAGCGAAAGGAACACCACGCATGA
- the kamD gene encoding lysine 5,6-aminomutase subunit alpha, with amino-acid sequence MSQTQALLDLDPKVVATARGLAAKAAAPVIDLARAHTTVAVERATLRLAGITGADTTHRAGDVPWVNRVVDTVREHCGLEHGVTLPVFHALREHDLGSLTELAEATAAGQIQFTIPTGRAATSAAKAARVAVAKGLRTVDRNRANRDKLVTKLGDPPRRPWIYLIVATGDIDEDVVQAANAARAGADIIAVIRSTGQSLLDYVPEGATHHGFAGTYATQENFRIMRAALDEVSKEVGRYVRLTNYASGLCMPEIAVLAGLERLDMMLNDSMYGILFRDINPIRTFVDQRFSRQVHARAGIIINTGEDNYLTTADAVDAAHTVTVSQLLNEHFAHEAGLPDELLGLGHAFEINPKVPDSFRLELAHALLARELFPDAPLKWMPPTKHMTGDVFNGYLLDGFFNLAGVLTGQSILLVGMMTEAVVTPFLSDRDLALANVRYVLDAAGSLREDFRPAPDGLIVKRAHQVLGEAVDLLDRIVDDGLLNAIADGTFGLMKRPADKGKGADGVIEKADGYVNPATTLLDEGATK; translated from the coding sequence GTGAGCCAGACTCAGGCCCTGCTGGACCTTGACCCCAAGGTCGTCGCCACCGCGCGCGGCCTGGCCGCCAAGGCCGCCGCGCCGGTCATCGACCTCGCGCGCGCCCACACCACGGTCGCCGTCGAACGCGCGACCCTGCGCCTGGCCGGGATCACCGGGGCCGACACCACCCACCGCGCCGGTGACGTGCCCTGGGTCAACCGGGTCGTCGACACCGTCCGCGAGCACTGCGGCCTCGAACACGGCGTGACGCTGCCGGTGTTCCACGCGCTGCGCGAACACGACCTCGGCAGCCTTACCGAACTGGCCGAGGCCACCGCCGCCGGGCAGATCCAGTTCACGATCCCCACCGGCCGCGCCGCCACCTCGGCGGCCAAGGCCGCCCGGGTCGCCGTCGCCAAGGGCCTGCGCACGGTCGACCGCAACCGCGCCAACCGCGACAAGCTCGTCACCAAGCTCGGCGACCCGCCGCGGCGCCCCTGGATCTACCTGATCGTGGCGACCGGCGACATCGACGAGGACGTCGTGCAGGCCGCCAACGCCGCCCGCGCCGGCGCCGACATCATCGCCGTCATCCGCTCCACCGGGCAGTCGCTGCTGGACTACGTGCCCGAAGGCGCCACCCACCACGGGTTCGCGGGCACCTACGCCACCCAGGAGAACTTCCGCATCATGCGGGCCGCGCTGGACGAGGTGTCCAAGGAGGTCGGCCGCTACGTGCGGCTCACCAACTACGCCTCCGGCCTGTGCATGCCCGAGATCGCGGTGCTCGCGGGCCTGGAACGGCTCGACATGATGCTCAACGACTCGATGTACGGAATCCTCTTCCGCGACATCAACCCGATCCGCACCTTCGTCGACCAGCGGTTCTCCCGCCAGGTCCACGCGCGCGCCGGGATCATCATCAACACCGGCGAGGACAACTACCTCACCACCGCCGACGCCGTCGACGCCGCGCACACCGTCACCGTCTCGCAGCTGCTCAACGAGCACTTCGCGCACGAGGCCGGGCTGCCCGACGAGCTCCTCGGCCTCGGGCACGCCTTCGAGATCAACCCGAAGGTCCCCGACTCGTTCCGCCTCGAACTCGCCCACGCGCTGCTCGCCCGGGAACTGTTCCCCGACGCGCCGCTCAAGTGGATGCCGCCGACCAAGCACATGACCGGCGACGTCTTCAACGGCTACCTCCTCGACGGGTTCTTCAACCTCGCGGGGGTGCTCACCGGTCAGTCGATCCTGTTGGTCGGGATGATGACCGAGGCCGTCGTGACGCCGTTCCTGTCCGACCGCGACCTCGCCCTTGCCAACGTCCGCTATGTCCTCGACGCGGCGGGCAGCCTCCGCGAGGACTTCCGGCCCGCCCCGGACGGCCTGATCGTCAAGCGCGCCCACCAGGTCCTCGGCGAGGCCGTCGACCTGCTGGACCGGATCGTCGACGACGGGCTGCTCAACGCCATCGCCGACGGCACGTTCGGTCTGATGAAGCGGCCCGCCGACAAGGGCAAGGGCGCCGACGGCGTCATCGAGAAGGCCGACGGCTACGTCAACCCCGCCACCACCCTGCTCGACGAGGGAGCGACCAAGTGA
- a CDS encoding amidohydrolase produces MTTAHPRTTLLTGGKIHSPADPHATAMAVEDGVVVWLGQDSVGRTMYEGADETVELDGGFVAPAFVDAHVHATSAGLLRTGLDLTGCASLTDCLDAVRAHVQRTGTALVWGHGWDETTWPEKRHPTRAELDAAAQGAPVYLSRIDVHSALVSSALLEHARGADGFSEDGPLSRDAHHRVRRAALAAITPAQRAEAQTAFLRHAASMGIASVHECAGPDISGTDDFADLLARTDDGPEVVGYWGERGTADLAARLGARGLAGDLFVDGAIGSRTAALCHPYTDAPDTTGALYLDAPAIAEHLRICTEAGIQAGFHVIGDSAVAEVIDGFAIAEKTVGREVLAGSRHRLEHLEMVTAEQAERLGQWGVVASVQPLFDAAWGGPDGMYTERLGERGTTLNPFSRLAAAGVILALGSDAPVTRVDPWATVQAAVHHRTDGHGLSARAAFTAHTKGGWRAAGVDDGITGTLQPGAPATYAIWDAPELVTATPDSRVQRWSTDPRSRVPALPPLHPGAELPVCLRTVLRGRTIHHREEHHQ; encoded by the coding sequence ATGACGACCGCGCACCCCCGGACCACCCTGCTGACCGGCGGAAAGATCCACTCCCCGGCCGACCCGCACGCCACCGCCATGGCCGTCGAGGACGGCGTCGTGGTGTGGCTCGGCCAGGACTCCGTCGGCCGCACGATGTACGAAGGCGCCGACGAGACCGTCGAACTCGACGGCGGTTTCGTCGCGCCCGCGTTCGTCGACGCCCACGTGCACGCCACCTCGGCGGGGCTGCTGCGCACGGGGCTGGACCTGACCGGGTGCGCGTCGCTCACCGACTGTCTCGACGCCGTCCGCGCCCACGTCCAGCGCACCGGCACCGCGCTGGTCTGGGGGCACGGGTGGGACGAGACGACCTGGCCCGAAAAGCGACACCCCACGCGCGCCGAACTCGACGCCGCCGCGCAGGGCGCGCCCGTGTACCTCTCGCGCATCGACGTGCACTCCGCGCTGGTGTCCTCGGCGCTGCTAGAGCACGCGCGCGGCGCTGACGGGTTCAGCGAGGATGGCCCGCTCAGCCGCGACGCCCACCACCGGGTCCGCCGGGCCGCCCTAGCCGCGATCACCCCGGCCCAGCGAGCCGAGGCGCAGACCGCGTTCCTGCGCCACGCGGCGTCCATGGGCATCGCGTCGGTCCACGAGTGCGCCGGTCCCGACATCTCGGGCACCGACGACTTCGCCGACCTCCTCGCCCGCACCGACGACGGTCCCGAGGTCGTCGGCTACTGGGGTGAGCGCGGGACCGCAGACCTCGCCGCCCGGCTCGGCGCGCGCGGCCTGGCGGGCGACCTGTTCGTCGACGGCGCCATCGGCTCCCGCACCGCCGCCCTGTGCCACCCGTACACCGACGCCCCCGACACCACCGGCGCGCTCTACCTCGACGCGCCCGCCATCGCCGAGCACCTGCGGATCTGCACCGAGGCGGGCATCCAGGCCGGGTTCCACGTCATCGGCGACAGCGCCGTCGCCGAGGTGATCGACGGCTTCGCGATCGCCGAGAAGACAGTGGGCCGCGAAGTCCTCGCCGGCTCCCGGCACCGCCTCGAACACCTAGAGATGGTCACCGCCGAGCAGGCCGAGCGCCTCGGCCAATGGGGTGTCGTCGCCTCCGTGCAGCCCCTGTTCGACGCCGCCTGGGGTGGACCGGACGGCATGTACACCGAGCGGCTCGGCGAGCGCGGCACCACGCTCAACCCGTTCTCCCGGCTCGCCGCGGCAGGGGTGATCCTCGCCCTGGGCTCCGACGCCCCCGTCACCCGCGTTGACCCCTGGGCCACCGTCCAAGCCGCCGTGCACCACCGCACCGACGGCCACGGGCTCTCCGCCCGCGCCGCGTTCACCGCCCACACCAAGGGCGGCTGGCGCGCGGCGGGCGTCGACGACGGGATCACCGGGACCCTGCAGCCCGGCGCCCCCGCCACCTACGCCATCTGGGACGCCCCCGAACTCGTCACCGCCACCCCCGACTCCCGCGTGCAGCGCTGGTCGACGGACCCGCGTTCGCGCGTGCCCGCCCTGCCGCCGCTGCACCCCGGCGCCGAACTTCCCGTCTGTCTGCGCACCGTCCTACGCGGTCGCACAATCCACCACCGCGAGGAGCACCACCAGTGA
- the kdd gene encoding L-erythro-3,5-diaminohexanoate dehydrogenase, translating to MTEARPVSPYGLHRVLEPAGVLPQQAQRLDPDPTPRADEVVVAVETLNLDAASYRQLREEHGTGEAVRAAVLAIVEARGKMQNPVTGSGGMLLGTVAAVGPDSPLGLKVGDRIATLVSLTLTPLRITDGLAGWDGEGEQVPCTGTAVLFGRSIAAVLPDDLPDGLALSVLDVCGAPALTDRVVRDAGEGASVCVFGGGGKSGSLSLVAARRAGAGRVVALVPTEREAEAVRAAGLADEVVIADARDPLAVAEAVGTPVDVTVVCVDVPGCEHGAVLATAQGGTVIFFSMATSFAAAALGAEGLAADVRMLIGNGYVPGHAEFALDLLRAEPGVRALFESRERQTA from the coding sequence TTGACGGAAGCCCGCCCTGTGTCCCCCTACGGGCTGCACCGCGTGCTCGAACCGGCCGGGGTGCTGCCCCAGCAGGCACAACGGCTCGACCCCGACCCGACACCGCGCGCCGACGAGGTCGTCGTCGCCGTCGAGACGCTCAACCTCGACGCCGCCTCCTACCGGCAACTCCGGGAAGAACACGGCACTGGCGAAGCGGTCCGCGCCGCCGTCCTGGCCATCGTCGAGGCGCGCGGCAAGATGCAGAACCCGGTCACCGGGTCCGGCGGCATGCTGCTGGGCACCGTCGCCGCGGTCGGCCCCGACTCACCGCTGGGACTCAAGGTCGGCGACCGGATCGCCACCCTCGTCTCGCTCACCCTGACCCCGCTGCGCATCACCGACGGCCTGGCAGGCTGGGACGGCGAGGGCGAGCAGGTCCCGTGCACCGGCACCGCGGTCCTCTTCGGCCGCTCCATCGCCGCGGTCCTGCCCGACGACCTGCCCGACGGTCTCGCGCTGTCCGTGCTCGACGTCTGCGGCGCGCCCGCCTTGACCGACCGGGTCGTCCGTGACGCCGGTGAAGGCGCGTCGGTCTGCGTGTTCGGCGGCGGCGGCAAGTCCGGCTCGCTGTCCCTGGTCGCCGCGCGCCGCGCCGGTGCGGGCCGCGTCGTCGCTCTCGTCCCGACCGAGCGCGAAGCCGAGGCCGTGCGTGCGGCGGGCCTGGCCGACGAGGTCGTCATCGCCGACGCCCGTGACCCGCTCGCCGTCGCCGAAGCGGTCGGCACCCCCGTCGACGTGACCGTGGTGTGCGTCGACGTCCCCGGCTGCGAGCACGGCGCCGTCCTCGCCACCGCCCAGGGCGGCACGGTCATCTTCTTCTCCATGGCCACGTCGTTCGCCGCCGCCGCGCTCGGCGCCGAAGGGCTTGCCGCGGACGTGCGGATGCTCATCGGCAACGGCTACGTGCCTGGTCACGCCGAGTTCGCCCTCGACCTGCTGCGCGCCGAGCCCGGGGTGCGCGCCCTGTTCGAGTCGCGCGAACGGCAGACTGCTTGA